Proteins encoded by one window of Nicotiana tabacum cultivar K326 chromosome 10, ASM71507v2, whole genome shotgun sequence:
- the LOC107775676 gene encoding uncharacterized protein LOC107775676 has translation MTNQRENSLFLILPKSSTPNPNDDKIESQRPSLGKKNKMKSEENHESKSTSDEGDKFNDARATQDKLSVVEEHASGYNKGESYVEDNGRERLKRHRVEVAGHVWIPDIWGQEELLKDWIDCSAFDASLMNSNIVSARTALVEERRIPNSSCRLRIENSC, from the coding sequence ATGACTAATCAACGCGAAAATTCATTGTTTTTGATACTACCCAAGAGTAGTACTCCTAACCCTAACGATGACAAGATCGAGTCACAACGCCCGAGTTTAGGGAAGAAAAACAAGATGAAGAGTGAAGAAAACCACGAGTCAAAATCCACTTCTGACGAAGGGGATAAATTCAACGATGCAAGAGCTACGCAGGACAAACTATCAGTAGTCGAGGAACATGCAAGTGGATATAACAAAGGCGAATCGTACGTGGAAGATAATGGACGTGAGAGATTGAAAAGACATCGGGTTGAAGTAGCTGGTCATGTATGGATTCCAGATATATGGGGTCAAGAAGAATTACTCAAAGATTGGATTGATTGTAGTGCTTTTGATGCTTCATTAATGAATAGTAATATAGTGTCAGCTCGTACTGCTTTGGTTGAAGAAAGAAGAATACCCAATTCTAGCTGCAGATTAAGAATAGAGAACAGCTGTTGA